A region of Mesorhizobium sp. M3A.F.Ca.ET.080.04.2.1 DNA encodes the following proteins:
- a CDS encoding pilus assembly protein: MLAQFWASKGGNFAVATAVAAVPLMLAVAGAVNLVGTSDDAAQLQNSLDAAGLAIGTKYMASMSASDVQQLGQTFFAANMSVADAGEYAGSVSAFQATASGSPSGYTIALSSSISRPSFISSASDWQATRSASVKIKPGAEACVLALNEHADDAVNFQGTTSVAMNGCVIAANSDASDAVNRGGSAVVSAACVSTVGETEGMTPPSATLTCGTPLENQYASFDPLADVVPPALGTCKSMPNGKMVTLSPGTYCDKSWTGKITLNPGVYILRGVSVKPGGNGTLTGAGVTLFLMEGSQIYINANEQVNLSPMTTGPYAGITIYQPHGNTSALTLNGGAGSVISGFIYAPDATITYAGNSDMNSQGSCLRLVGDTVQITGNSAFKSDCAAELGSREMYASRMITLAK; encoded by the coding sequence ATGCTTGCGCAATTCTGGGCTTCGAAGGGCGGCAACTTCGCGGTGGCGACCGCTGTCGCCGCGGTGCCGCTGATGCTTGCCGTGGCCGGCGCCGTCAACCTGGTGGGCACCAGCGACGACGCCGCGCAATTGCAGAACTCGCTCGATGCGGCCGGCCTCGCCATCGGCACGAAATACATGGCCAGCATGTCGGCGAGCGACGTGCAGCAGCTCGGCCAGACCTTCTTCGCGGCGAATATGAGCGTCGCCGACGCCGGGGAGTATGCGGGCAGCGTCTCGGCCTTCCAGGCGACGGCGAGCGGCAGTCCGAGCGGCTACACCATCGCGCTGTCGTCCAGCATCAGCCGCCCGTCCTTTATCAGCAGCGCGTCCGACTGGCAGGCGACGCGCTCCGCCTCGGTCAAGATCAAACCAGGGGCAGAAGCGTGCGTGCTGGCGCTCAATGAGCATGCCGACGATGCCGTCAACTTTCAGGGCACGACCAGCGTCGCCATGAATGGCTGCGTGATCGCCGCCAACTCCGACGCCTCGGACGCCGTCAACCGCGGCGGCTCGGCCGTCGTCAGCGCCGCCTGCGTCTCGACGGTCGGCGAGACCGAAGGCATGACACCGCCCAGCGCCACGCTCACCTGCGGCACGCCGCTGGAGAACCAGTACGCGTCCTTCGACCCACTGGCCGACGTCGTCCCTCCCGCGCTCGGGACTTGCAAATCGATGCCCAACGGCAAGATGGTGACGCTGTCGCCGGGCACCTATTGCGACAAGAGCTGGACCGGGAAGATCACTCTCAACCCGGGCGTCTACATCCTGCGCGGAGTGAGCGTGAAGCCCGGCGGCAATGGCACGCTGACCGGCGCGGGCGTGACGCTCTTCCTGATGGAAGGCTCGCAGATCTACATCAACGCCAACGAGCAGGTAAACCTGTCGCCGATGACAACCGGCCCCTATGCCGGCATCACCATCTACCAGCCCCACGGCAACACGTCGGCGCTGACGCTGAACGGCGGAGCCGGCTCGGTCATCAGCGGTTTCATCTACGCCCCCGACGCCACGATCACCTATGCCGGCAACTCCGACATGAATTCGCAAGGCAGCTGCCTGCGGCTGGTCGGCGACACGGTGCAGATCACGGGAAACTCGGCGTTCAAGTCGGACTGCGCGGCCGAACTCGGCAGCCGGGAGATGTATGCCAGCCGGATGATCACGCTGGCCAAGTGA
- a CDS encoding polymerase, whose translation MQPGEMIANAFAVLLLAGLIAGIFLAFGRPLWPEPGAQMVVLLPVDPSTTGSMRQSCMEPCLPFHFDLSHAPARPQR comes from the coding sequence ATGCAACCGGGCGAAATGATCGCGAACGCCTTCGCCGTTCTCCTGCTGGCGGGATTGATCGCCGGCATCTTTCTCGCCTTCGGCAGGCCGCTCTGGCCGGAGCCCGGCGCGCAGATGGTGGTCCTGCTTCCCGTCGATCCGTCGACGACCGGCTCCATGCGCCAGTCCTGCATGGAACCGTGCCTGCCGTTCCACTTCGATCTCAGCCATGCGCCGGCGCGGCCGCAGCGCTAA
- a CDS encoding cupin domain-containing protein, whose amino-acid sequence MAETAMTVSKLESKSHDNPDEVRSPAKTRVEIVRLPGYSLARMNMQPGWSWSECVKPVVKTESCQVSHVGYVVSGKITIRMTDGTQKTFEAGSSYTIPPGHDAWVEGNQPFQCIEVLSAEQYAKPA is encoded by the coding sequence ATGGCCGAAACCGCAATGACCGTCAGCAAATTGGAGTCCAAGTCGCACGACAATCCCGACGAGGTCCGCTCGCCCGCCAAGACGCGTGTCGAGATCGTGCGGTTGCCGGGCTACTCCCTGGCACGAATGAATATGCAGCCCGGCTGGAGCTGGTCCGAATGCGTGAAGCCGGTGGTCAAGACCGAGAGCTGCCAGGTCTCGCATGTCGGCTATGTCGTATCCGGAAAGATCACCATCCGCATGACCGACGGAACGCAAAAGACCTTCGAGGCCGGCTCGTCCTACACCATCCCGCCCGGCCACGACGCCTGGGTGGAAGGCAACCAGCCTTTCCAATGCATCGAGGTCCTGAGCGCCGAGCAATACGCCAAGCCGGCATAG
- the dinB gene encoding DNA polymerase IV codes for MPATNATAGAATILHADLDAFYASVEQLLDPSLRGKPIAVGGGVVLAASYEAKIFGVRGGMPGRKARELCPQLIFVGGRFSEYQRLGDAAIKVLDDFTPLVERISIDEAFADVAGCTHLFGPPEEIARTIRRRVKAELGLPISIGVARTKHLAKIASQVAKPDGLVVVEPGTEIEFLHDLPVSLMWGVGPATRARLAEIGVETIGQLARTHSGALERLIGHAAGQKLAALAWNRDPRRLETHRRAISAGAQSALGRKPALPSVFVPTLLHLADRVASRLRAKNRPGRTVTVRVRFADMRAVTRSVTLEQPIAATNMLAEIAEELVRGVLAANAREKEISLLAISVSHLEETPELQLELPLGLADEKLKPGSRSGLARFGADRAVDKIRLRFGRQAVGYGTAALEAARSVPDEFRELAEKEL; via the coding sequence ATGCCTGCCACGAACGCCACCGCCGGCGCCGCCACCATCCTGCATGCCGACCTCGACGCCTTCTATGCCTCGGTCGAGCAACTGCTCGACCCGTCGCTCAGAGGCAAGCCGATCGCCGTCGGCGGCGGCGTAGTGCTCGCCGCCTCCTACGAGGCGAAGATTTTCGGCGTGCGCGGCGGCATGCCCGGCCGCAAGGCGCGCGAGCTTTGTCCGCAGTTGATCTTCGTCGGCGGCCGCTTCAGCGAGTATCAGCGCCTCGGCGACGCGGCCATCAAGGTGCTCGACGACTTTACGCCCCTGGTCGAGCGCATCTCGATCGACGAGGCGTTCGCCGACGTCGCCGGCTGCACGCATCTGTTCGGGCCGCCGGAGGAGATCGCCAGGACCATCCGCCGCCGCGTCAAGGCCGAGCTCGGCCTGCCGATCTCGATCGGCGTGGCCCGCACCAAGCATCTCGCCAAGATCGCCTCGCAGGTGGCCAAACCGGACGGGCTGGTGGTGGTCGAGCCCGGCACCGAGATCGAGTTCCTGCACGATTTGCCGGTGTCGCTGATGTGGGGCGTCGGACCGGCGACCAGGGCAAGGTTGGCCGAGATCGGCGTCGAGACGATCGGGCAGCTGGCGCGCACGCATAGCGGCGCGCTGGAGCGGCTGATCGGCCACGCCGCCGGGCAGAAGCTGGCAGCACTTGCCTGGAACCGCGACCCGCGCCGGCTGGAGACGCACCGGCGCGCAATTTCGGCCGGTGCGCAGTCGGCGCTCGGCCGCAAGCCGGCGCTGCCCAGCGTCTTCGTGCCGACGCTGCTGCATCTGGCCGACCGCGTCGCCAGCCGCTTGCGCGCCAAGAACCGGCCCGGACGCACGGTGACGGTGCGCGTGCGCTTCGCCGACATGCGCGCGGTCACCCGCTCGGTAACGCTGGAGCAGCCGATAGCGGCAACCAACATGCTGGCCGAAATCGCCGAGGAGCTGGTGCGCGGCGTGCTGGCCGCCAACGCGCGAGAAAAGGAGATCTCGCTGCTGGCGATCTCGGTCTCGCATCTGGAGGAGACGCCGGAGCTGCAGCTCGAACTGCCGCTCGGGCTGGCCGACGAGAAGCTTAAGCCCGGCAGCCGCAGCGGGCTCGCCCGCTTCGGCGCCGACCGCGCCGTCGACAAGATCCGCCTGCGCTTCGGCCGCCAGGCCGTCGGCTACGGCACGGCGGCGCTGGAGGCGGCGCGCTCGGTGCCGGACGAATTCAGGGAACTGGCCGAGAAGGAGCTGTGA
- a CDS encoding SRPBCC family protein: MPSTVCLHRVLATRPEKVYRAFIEADALAKWLPPNGFTCTVHHLEAKVGGTFRMSFRNFTTGDGHSFGGDYVELVPGELVRYTDKFDDPNLPGEMQVTVELKKVSVGTELNITQAGIPDAIPAEACYLGWQESLKNLARLVEPEINQ; this comes from the coding sequence ATGCCAAGCACTGTCTGCCTGCACCGCGTCCTGGCAACAAGGCCCGAGAAAGTCTACCGCGCCTTCATCGAGGCGGACGCGCTGGCGAAATGGCTGCCGCCGAACGGTTTCACCTGCACGGTGCATCACCTGGAGGCCAAGGTCGGCGGCACGTTCAGGATGTCCTTCCGCAACTTCACCACGGGCGACGGCCATTCGTTCGGCGGCGACTATGTCGAGCTCGTTCCGGGCGAGCTCGTGCGCTACACCGACAAGTTCGACGACCCCAACCTGCCCGGCGAGATGCAGGTGACCGTGGAGCTGAAGAAGGTCTCGGTCGGCACCGAGCTGAACATCACCCAGGCCGGCATTCCCGACGCCATTCCGGCCGAGGCCTGCTATCTCGGCTGGCAGGAATCGCTGAAGAACCTGGCGCGGCTGGTCGAGCCCGAGATCAATCAGTAG
- a CDS encoding LysR substrate-binding domain-containing protein: MADGIGRLPSLNALRAFEVATRHLNFRLAAEELRVTQGAVAQQVRGLEAELGLKLFERQPRTLALTEAGRGYVANVRRAFELIAEATEALRPEPQHITISVTPTFASKWLIPRLPDFTAAHADIDLRIVASDRMANFQTDAVDLAVRLGRPPFGPGLSADLLFEQEIVAVASPLLVEKLGVPDAAERLTRYPLLHDSHGFWPRYLELAFPGHVPTAAKNIRFNQTSLAIEAAIAGQGLALASLFFVEDDIASGRLVRPIPAVLAPGSDFYVVSPRKPRHPAPVAAVSSWLADLAGRGGLKQRRSA, from the coding sequence ATGGCGGATGGTATCGGAAGGCTCCCTTCGCTCAACGCGCTCCGCGCCTTCGAGGTGGCGACGCGCCATCTCAATTTCCGGCTTGCCGCCGAGGAACTGCGCGTCACCCAGGGCGCGGTCGCGCAGCAGGTGAGGGGGCTCGAGGCCGAGCTCGGCCTGAAGCTGTTCGAGCGCCAGCCGCGAACGCTGGCGCTGACCGAGGCCGGGCGCGGCTATGTCGCCAATGTGCGGCGCGCCTTCGAGCTGATCGCCGAAGCGACCGAGGCGCTGCGCCCGGAGCCGCAACATATCACCATCAGCGTCACGCCGACCTTTGCCTCGAAATGGCTGATCCCGCGCCTGCCCGACTTCACTGCCGCCCATGCCGACATCGATCTGCGCATCGTCGCCAGCGACCGCATGGCCAATTTCCAGACCGACGCGGTCGATCTTGCGGTGCGGCTCGGGCGGCCGCCCTTCGGGCCTGGCCTCAGCGCCGATCTTCTGTTCGAGCAGGAAATCGTCGCGGTGGCGAGCCCGCTGCTCGTCGAGAAGCTCGGCGTCCCCGACGCCGCGGAAAGGCTTACCCGCTATCCGCTGCTGCACGATTCGCATGGTTTCTGGCCGCGCTACCTGGAGCTGGCTTTCCCCGGCCACGTGCCGACCGCGGCCAAGAACATCCGCTTCAACCAGACCTCGCTCGCCATCGAGGCCGCCATCGCCGGCCAGGGCCTGGCACTCGCCAGCCTCTTCTTCGTCGAGGACGACATCGCATCGGGCCGGCTGGTTCGGCCGATCCCCGCCGTGCTCGCCCCCGGTTCGGATTTCTACGTGGTCTCGCCGCGCAAGCCACGCCATCCGGCTCCGGTCGCGGCGGTGAGCTCCTGGCTCGCCGACTTGGCCGGTCGGGGCGGGTTGAAGCAGCGGCGAAGCGCTTAA